A genome region from Erigeron canadensis isolate Cc75 chromosome 3, C_canadensis_v1, whole genome shotgun sequence includes the following:
- the LOC122591582 gene encoding uncharacterized protein LOC122591582, protein MRKLLQQQGNLHVKVDSLRKQLDDVQKVLDVDPNNSELRVQETKLLQDFRSASLDEEEFLKQKSKVHWLSVGDKNSKFFHNSVKCKNHRSRIEVIKDSAGVTHEGGDAPLALVHHYQNFLGFAGNTTISPSPDLFFRKLDSSKVEAMIRRVTHEEKLVMFSIDDNKAPGPDGFSSGFFKNAWIIVGKDVCLAVHDFFCTAQLLQVVNHTFLAMVPKVPTPSAINDF, encoded by the coding sequence ATGCGCAAACTGTTGCAACAGCAAGGGAATTTACATGTAAAGGTGGACTCACTAAGGAAGCAGCTTGATGATGTTCAAAAGGTTTTAGATGTGGACCCGAATAATAGTGAACTTCGTGTACAGGAAACTAAATTGTTACAAGATTTTCGAAGTGCTTCACTGGATGAGGAAGAGTTTCTTAAACAAAAGTCGAAAGTACATTGGCTGAGTGTTGGTGATAAGAACTCTAAATTCTTTCATAATTCGGTCAAATGTAAAAATCATAGAAGTCGTATTGAAGTTATTAAGGACAGTGCTGGTGTTACTCATGAAGGTGGCGATGCGCCTCTTGCTCTTGTCCATCATTATCAgaattttttgggttttgcaGGTAACACTACGATTAGCCCATCTCCTGATTTATTCTTCCGAAAATTGGATTCTTCCAAAGTTGAAGCTATGATTAGAAGAGTGACTCATGAAGAAAAGCTCGTGATGTTTTCTATTGATGATAATAAAGCCCCGGGTCCTGATGGGTTTTCTTCAGGTTTCTTCAAGAATGCTTGGATTATTGTTGGCAAGGATGTTTGTTTAGCTGTTCATGACTTCTTCTGTACGGCGCAGTTACTTCAGGTGGTGAATCATACTTTCCTTGCTATGGTTCCTAAGGTCCCTACGCCATCTGCTATCAATGATTTTTGA
- the LOC122591580 gene encoding uncharacterized protein LOC122591580, translating to MGLEEAAKAWYDKWADQCPLIAFIRPRNIRDAGLSLYSRLHNIRNGSNWLWPVAWFDLFPVLIDLPHLQLNNSSDKLIWKDNNASIILFSTWGVWNIIRKREQEVPWYKIVWFSQCILCHSFLMWLILQRKLKTQDQMMRWGGGGNLNMRLLCCSLCQRGPDSHNHLFFECDFSQQVWSGVKGLAGMSNVSEKLEDIMDWLMVRAKSRSVRSVIGRLLVAATTYYVWQ from the exons ATGGGGTTGGAGGAAGCTGCTAAG GCATGGTATGATAAATGGGCTGATCAATGTCCTCTCATTGCATTTATAAGGCCGAGAAATATACGAGATGCAGGTTTGTCTTTATACTCTCGACTTCATAACATAAGGAATGGTAGTAATTGGCTTTGGCCAGTCGCTTGGTTCGATTTATTTCCTGTTTTGATTGACCTCCCTCATCTTCAACTTAATAACTCTAGTGATAAACTGATTTGGAAGGATAATAATGCTTCCATTATTCTATTTTCAACTTGGGGAGTATGGAATATTATACGAAAGCGGGAACAGGAAGTTCCTTGGTACAAAATTGTTTGGTTCTCTCAATGCATACTATGCCACTCATTCCTTATGTGGCTTATCCTTCAGAGAAAGTTAAAGACTCAAGATCAAATGATGCGTTGGGGTGGTGGTGGTAACTTGAATATGCGTCTTCTTTGCTGTTCGCTATGTCAGAGAGGTCCTGATTCACATAACCATCTGTTTTTTGAGTGTGATTTTTCTCAACAGGTTTGGAGTGGTGTAAAAGGCCTAGCTGGAATGTCCAATGTTTCTGAAAAACTTGAAGATATTATGGATTGGCTGATGGTTAGAGCAAAGTCTAGATCGGTTAGGAGTGTAATTGGGAGACTTCTGGTGGCTGCTACGACCTATTATGTTTGGCAGTAA
- the LOC122591578 gene encoding uncharacterized mitochondrial protein AtMg00810-like, which translates to MDVKSAFLNGKLEEEHVEQPPGFESSRGNVHKILFVRKYNGDILLVPIYVDDIIFGSSSERLYKKFSELMSEKYEMSMMGELNYFLGLQVKQATNGILIKQGKYVKDLLKKFGFNDFSPMKTPMETGDKLGEDKDGKSVDTTTYRGMKGCKIDR; encoded by the exons atggatgtgaagagtgCATTTCTAAATGGGAAATTGGAAGAAGAACATGTTGAACAACCTCCAGGTTTTGAAAGCTCAAG aggtaatgtaCACAagattttgtttgtgagaaagtATAATGGTGATATATTACTTGTACCAATCtatgtagatgatatcatatttgggTCTAGTAGTGAAAGACTTTACAAAAAGTTTTCTGAATTAATGTCCGAAAAgtatgaaatgagcatgatgggagaACTAAACTATTTTCTGGGTTTACAAGTTAAACAGGCTACAAATGGAATTTTAATAAAGCAGGGGAAATATGTTAAAGATCTCTTAAAGAAATTTGGTTTTAATGATTTCTCACCTATGAAAACTCCTATGGAAACTGGTGACAAGCTGGGTGAAGATAAAGATGGCAAATCTGTTGACACCACAACTTATAGGGGTATGAAAG GCTGTAAGATTGACAGATGA
- the LOC122591579 gene encoding zinc finger BED domain-containing protein RICESLEEPER 2-like: protein MSDQQSTRDEIEDEVSSSKSNKERSIVWSWFERFGPPGNQKASCTVCRKTYCANPNSGTSNMNRHIPKCFIVDENGPLKKRVPLDQEMYKENLAISIIKHNYPFSYVGHEARRDVHTFLHRDAKPITRNTAKATVINIYEREKMILKGQLEKLSGRICLTSDLWTSITTDGYMALTAHFVDENWVLRKKVLNFRFIPPPHSGLLLAGYLISFLADRGIEKKIFTITLDNAKYNDGLVDSLKGHLRLNEALVCDGDFTHIRYGAHIMNLIVQAGLKAIEGAIKKVRDSVKYVRGSGARKFKFAETIQQLNLQCGRQIYQDVPTRWNSTYLMLDCAIAYMSAYDALELVDLWKNGKGSK, encoded by the coding sequence ATGTCGGACCAACAAAGTACTAGAGATGAGATTGAAGATGAGGTATCTTCATCGAAATCAAACAAAGAAAGATCTATAGTATGGAGCTGGTTTGAAAGATTTGGGCCACCGGGTAATCAAAAGGCGAGTTGTACCGTTtgtagaaaaacctattgtgCCAACCCAAATTCGGGAACATCAAATATGAATCGACATATACCTAAATGTTTCATTGTTGATGAGAATGGTCCACTAAAGAAGCGTGTCCCCTTAGATCAAGAAATGTATAAAGAGAATTTGGCGATTTCAATAATCAAACATAATTATCCTTTTAGCTATGTTGGGCATGAGGCAAGAAGGGATGTGCACACTTTTTTGCATCGTGATGCGAAGCCAATAACAAGGAACACTGCAAAAGCAACTGTCATAAATATATacgagagagaaaaaatgattcTCAAAGGGCAGTTGGAAAAACTAAGTGGTCGGATTTGTTTGACTTCAGATTTGTGGACTTCTATTACAACAGATGGATACATGGCATTAACGGCTCATTTTGTTGATGAAAACTGGGTGTTAAGAAAAAAAGTGTTAAACTTCAGATTTATACCGCCACCTCATAGTGGTTTATTGTTAGCAGGGTACTTGATTAGCTTTTTAGCAGATCGGGGAATTGAGAAAAAGATTTTCACCATCACTTTAGATAATGCAAAGTATAATGATGGTTTGGTAGATTCTTTAAAGGGACATTTACGTTTGAATGAGGCGTTGGTTTGTGATGGAGATTTCACTCACATTCGTTATGGTGCACATATAATGAATCTTATCGTGCAAGCGGGATTAAAAGCAATTGAAGGAGCTATCAAGAAGGTTCGTGATTCGGTGAAGTATGTTAGAGGAAGCGGTGCAAGAAAGTTCAAGTTCGCAGAAACCATCCAACAACTTAACTTGCAATGTGGAAGGCAAATTTATCAGGATGTTCCAACAAGGTGGAACTCTACATATCTCATGCTTGATTGTGCAATAGCTTACATGAGTGCTTATGATGCTTTGGAGTTAGTGGATCTATGGAAGAATGGGAAAGGATCAAAGTAA